The Chryseolinea soli genome contains a region encoding:
- a CDS encoding carboxypeptidase-like regulatory domain-containing protein: protein MRVLLLFAASLLFFSAYGQKLTLSARVLDNETQEPLTYASIGIKGKPIGTISNLNGEFDFHFPSEYRNELLVISMIGYENFEAPIWSLLENESRVILMSKSTTMLPEIVVTDSLTGGEILQIALSRVEQNFPMQPFMLDGFYRDVKKVGGTYISLLEAAVKIFDENYAEPRNKSKLRERVKLVEVRKSLGYDNKFTTYFGQRNLLEDLLLHNNIRYRQIDADDEFLNNIVREKDSFYNDQEIYVVSNTKDFFLQVYINKADYSILHLEFEISGDSQEKRRNLVSKFVSFKKSIDFKRYDGKMYLNYITVTSKERWYDASTDQFKFETELVQHLLINHVLPNPLSRIGTTEKMRNYGLQYQDYPYNKKFWDEYNVIKETPIDRKVLDDLEKIAPLEKQFENN, encoded by the coding sequence ATGAGGGTACTACTCCTTTTCGCGGCAAGTCTCCTGTTTTTTAGCGCCTACGGGCAAAAATTGACCCTCTCCGCCCGGGTGCTCGACAATGAAACACAGGAGCCTTTAACCTATGCCTCCATTGGCATCAAGGGCAAACCTATCGGGACGATTTCCAACCTGAATGGGGAATTTGATTTTCACTTTCCATCGGAATACCGCAACGAGCTGCTCGTCATCAGCATGATCGGCTACGAGAATTTTGAGGCCCCGATCTGGTCGTTGCTGGAAAACGAAAGCCGGGTGATCCTTATGTCGAAGTCCACCACCATGCTGCCGGAGATCGTAGTGACCGACTCGCTCACCGGGGGCGAGATCCTGCAGATCGCCTTGAGCCGCGTGGAACAAAATTTTCCCATGCAACCCTTCATGCTCGATGGCTTCTACCGCGACGTGAAAAAAGTAGGCGGCACCTATATCAGCCTGCTGGAAGCGGCCGTAAAAATATTTGACGAGAACTATGCAGAGCCGCGCAACAAATCCAAACTGCGCGAGCGCGTGAAATTGGTGGAGGTGCGCAAGAGCCTGGGGTATGACAATAAGTTCACCACCTATTTCGGGCAGCGCAACCTGTTGGAAGACCTGTTGCTCCACAACAACATTCGGTATCGCCAGATCGATGCCGACGATGAATTTCTGAACAACATCGTACGGGAAAAAGATTCGTTCTATAACGACCAGGAAATTTATGTGGTGTCGAACACGAAGGACTTCTTCTTGCAGGTGTATATCAATAAGGCGGACTACTCTATTCTTCACCTCGAGTTCGAGATCAGTGGCGACAGCCAGGAGAAACGGAGGAACCTAGTGAGCAAGTTTGTTTCCTTTAAGAAGTCGATCGATTTTAAGCGGTATGATGGGAAGATGTATCTCAACTATATTACCGTGACGTCGAAGGAGCGGTGGTATGATGCGTCTACCGATCAATTCAAATTTGAGACGGAGCTGGTGCAGCATTTGCTGATCAACCATGTGTTGCCGAACCCGCTGTCGCGGATCGGGACGACGGAGAAGATGCGGAATTATGGATTGCAGTATCAGGACTATCCGTATAATAAAAAGTTTTGGGATGAGTATAACGTGATCAAGGAGACGCCGATCGACCGGAAGGTGTTGGATGACTTGGAGAAGATCGCGCCGTTGGAGAAGCAGTTTGAGAATAACTAA
- a CDS encoding sensor histidine kinase — MKFLEDIPRIWKKAYLWLCFWYAINYGVGTFIEWELNTPHTYIFWNALYLFEALCLLIIGIFFYSNWLFQFSIYVQVAGHAIGATLHFLIMGSLSYYLENYVEGYIGWDVWLAHLQGLLRWEGLHFHDQYIITVGVYYVISYFKGLQKREAEKSELSLKNREMQISLLKSQINPHFLFNTLNSINTLIGSSKEQARKVITQLSDIFRYALDSHGDQMVKLIHELDFIDNYIRIQQVRFGDRMKFVKQVDFTCLGVEIPPMILQPLVENSVKYGIAPKDDGGTIILTVKRFNNMIFFEVKDDGLGSNAKKVMDGSSSGVGLNNTDLRLKSIFGPGSGLRIRSNEWGYSVSFFIPFEDAEQQNQVSSTIDELNSKAV, encoded by the coding sequence TTGAAATTTTTAGAGGACATACCGCGCATTTGGAAGAAAGCCTATCTCTGGCTGTGTTTCTGGTATGCCATAAATTATGGTGTTGGAACGTTCATTGAATGGGAACTGAACACACCACACACCTACATTTTCTGGAATGCCCTCTACCTTTTTGAGGCCCTTTGCCTCCTCATCATCGGCATTTTTTTCTATTCCAATTGGCTGTTCCAGTTCAGCATCTACGTCCAGGTGGCCGGTCACGCCATTGGGGCGACCCTGCACTTCCTGATCATGGGGTCGCTGTCGTATTACCTGGAGAATTATGTAGAAGGCTATATCGGCTGGGACGTGTGGCTGGCACACTTACAAGGGTTGTTGCGCTGGGAGGGGCTGCATTTTCACGATCAATACATCATCACCGTGGGGGTGTATTATGTGATCAGCTACTTCAAGGGTTTGCAGAAGCGGGAGGCCGAAAAAAGCGAGCTGTCGCTGAAGAACCGCGAAATGCAGATCTCGCTGCTGAAGTCGCAGATCAACCCTCATTTTTTGTTCAACACGCTCAACTCGATCAATACGCTGATCGGTTCCAGCAAGGAACAGGCCCGCAAAGTGATCACCCAGCTTTCCGACATCTTCCGCTATGCCCTGGATTCACATGGCGACCAGATGGTGAAGCTTATCCACGAATTGGATTTTATCGACAACTATATTCGCATCCAGCAGGTCCGCTTTGGCGACCGCATGAAGTTTGTGAAGCAGGTGGATTTCACCTGTCTGGGGGTGGAAATCCCGCCCATGATCCTCCAGCCGCTGGTGGAGAACTCCGTAAAATACGGCATCGCCCCCAAAGACGATGGCGGCACCATCATTCTCACCGTGAAGCGCTTTAACAATATGATCTTTTTTGAAGTTAAAGATGACGGGCTGGGCTCCAACGCCAAGAAGGTGATGGATGGCAGCTCCAGCGGCGTGGGCTTGAACAACACCGATCTGCGATTAAAGAGTATCTTCGGACCAGGTTCCGGGCTCCGCATACGGTCAAACGAGTGGGGATATTCCGTGAGCTTCTTCATCCCGTTTGAAGACGCCGAACAGCAAAACCAAGTATCATCAACCATAGACGAATTAAATAGCAAAGCAGTATGA
- a CDS encoding helix-turn-helix domain-containing protein: MILTDNIQSAFLDQVKKRLPPNLSMADELSEILNISRDSAYRRIRGETILSLDEVKTLCNRFGVSVDALLSPSNEMVSFHYRVVDSQHFTFDKWLKSVLNNLEMLVPFADKQLIYFAKDIPVFYYFNSPLMGPFKMFFWMNSVLKEEGYQNVPFSPDLIPRELVALGEKIWKRYTETPRIEIWSEETLNVTLRQIEFYHECGFFADPKYGTQLCNEYIALVQEIRSWASVGFKASVENKFHLYKNDLLIADNTILFRMGDKRVTFIPYNTMNILTTTQEPFCQQTEDYLINLINKSVLISTTGEKERAKFFNQMEQKIVQLRSRIG, encoded by the coding sequence ATGATCCTCACAGACAACATCCAATCGGCCTTTTTGGACCAGGTTAAGAAACGCCTACCCCCCAATCTTTCCATGGCCGACGAACTTTCGGAAATCCTGAACATCAGCCGCGACAGCGCCTACCGCCGCATCCGGGGCGAAACCATCCTTTCGCTGGACGAGGTGAAGACGCTTTGTAACCGCTTTGGGGTGTCGGTGGATGCGTTGCTGTCACCTTCCAATGAAATGGTGTCGTTTCACTACAGGGTAGTGGATTCGCAGCATTTCACGTTTGATAAATGGCTGAAGTCTGTGTTGAACAACCTGGAAATGTTGGTTCCCTTTGCCGACAAACAGCTCATCTATTTCGCGAAAGACATTCCGGTGTTCTATTATTTCAATTCGCCGCTGATGGGGCCCTTCAAAATGTTCTTTTGGATGAACTCTGTGTTGAAAGAAGAAGGCTATCAGAATGTACCGTTCTCGCCCGACCTCATCCCGAGGGAATTGGTCGCGCTGGGGGAAAAGATCTGGAAGCGATATACGGAGACGCCACGCATTGAAATATGGAGTGAAGAGACGCTGAACGTGACGTTGCGGCAGATCGAGTTTTATCATGAGTGCGGATTCTTCGCCGACCCGAAATATGGGACACAGCTTTGTAATGAATACATCGCGCTGGTGCAGGAGATTCGTTCGTGGGCGAGTGTAGGGTTTAAGGCAAGTGTTGAGAATAAATTTCATCTTTATAAGAACGATCTGCTGATCGCGGACAACACCATTCTATTTCGGATGGGGGATAAACGAGTAACCTTTATCCCTTATAACACGATGAACATTCTTACCACAACGCAGGAACCTTTCTGTCAGCAGACGGAGGATTATCTTATTAATCTCATTAACAAGTCGGTGCTAATCAGTACGACGGGGGAAAAAGAGCGGGCGAAGTTTTTTAATCAAATGGAACAGAAGATCGTGCAATTGAGGAGTCGTATTGGCTGA
- a CDS encoding helix-turn-helix domain-containing protein, which yields MKPYIFPTFSEPEIFLSLSSEPRSNNRCTLLIIDTDESLAASLATAFQNNYNVHVATTSEHGLALAQRVMPDLILTELMMLTNEGMPLCAQLKQQNCTCHIPVILLSEQTDHYSRMKGLYLGADDFVVRPFHFLELQMRIQNLIQSRKMLQQKYSKAATQQTAVANMLSEDERFLQQVMAVAEKNIENSSFNIAAFAREMGLSRAQLYRRLIAVTGYSANDFMRRLRLQRAAEMLHKKVGNVSEVAYRVGFTSLSYFARCFKEHHQTSPSDYTRQPQRPEATDRVIRVKSKSEVWHD from the coding sequence ATGAAACCTTATATCTTTCCCACCTTCAGCGAACCGGAGATCTTCCTGTCGCTTTCATCGGAGCCCCGTTCCAATAACCGCTGCACGCTGCTCATCATCGACACCGATGAATCCCTCGCGGCTTCGTTGGCCACCGCTTTCCAAAACAACTACAACGTGCATGTGGCCACCACCAGTGAACACGGCCTCGCCCTCGCGCAGCGCGTTATGCCCGACCTCATCCTTACCGAGCTGATGATGCTGACCAACGAAGGCATGCCGCTCTGTGCCCAGCTCAAACAGCAAAATTGTACCTGCCACATTCCGGTCATCCTCTTGTCGGAACAAACCGACCACTACAGCAGAATGAAAGGCCTCTACCTGGGCGCCGACGATTTTGTGGTCCGTCCTTTCCATTTCCTGGAGCTGCAAATGCGCATCCAAAACCTCATCCAATCGCGCAAAATGCTTCAGCAAAAATATAGCAAGGCCGCCACGCAGCAGACCGCGGTTGCCAACATGCTCTCGGAAGACGAGCGCTTCCTGCAACAAGTGATGGCCGTAGCAGAAAAGAACATAGAGAACAGCAGCTTCAACATCGCCGCTTTTGCCCGCGAAATGGGTCTGAGTCGTGCGCAACTCTACCGCCGCCTCATTGCCGTCACCGGCTATTCCGCCAACGACTTCATGCGCCGCCTCCGTCTGCAGCGCGCCGCCGAAATGCTCCACAAAAAAGTGGGCAACGTCAGCGAAGTCGCCTACCGCGTAGGCTTCACCAGCCTGTCCTACTTCGCCCGCTGCTTCAAAGAACACCACCAAACCTCCCCCAGCGACTACACCCGCCAACCCCAAAGACCCGAAGCAACCGACCGCGTCATCCGGGTGAAATCGAAATCGGAAGTGTGGCATGATTAA